From a single Atribacteraceae bacterium genomic region:
- a CDS encoding GerW family sporulation protein has product MKKLFLFMLSVIMVLSLGAGTLAQETQSSAVTGMLDTILARITGLIKPDTLIGNPITVEGITFVPVIQASIGFGGGGGEGPVDTGYGAGAGAGLEMEPISFLIIKDGEVSLLSATKPPSPWVDIIMEFLPMIMQGMGDMTGMMIPDMMDMPEDPSWMFEDVPQEPADSLPPLGE; this is encoded by the coding sequence ATGAAAAAACTCTTTCTATTTATGTTATCGGTGATCATGGTTCTGAGCCTGGGAGCGGGTACCCTGGCCCAAGAAACCCAGTCATCCGCTGTCACCGGAATGCTGGATACCATTTTGGCTCGGATAACCGGATTGATCAAACCGGACACCTTAATCGGGAACCCCATCACTGTTGAAGGAATCACTTTCGTTCCGGTCATCCAAGCGTCGATCGGTTTCGGGGGAGGAGGCGGCGAGGGACCGGTGGATACCGGTTACGGAGCCGGAGCCGGAGCCGGATTGGAGATGGAGCCGATTTCTTTCCTGATCATCAAGGACGGTGAAGTCAGCCTCCTTTCCGCGACGAAGCCTCCCTCTCCCTGGGTGGATATCATCATGGAATTTTTACCCATGATCATGCAGGGGATGGGAGACATGACGGGGATGATGATCCCGGATATGATGGATATGCCAGAGGACCCCTCCTGGATGTTTGAGGATGTGCCTCAGGAACCCGCCGATTCACTCCCCCCGTTGGGCGAATGA
- a CDS encoding tetratricopeptide repeat protein, with product MVKRLAGAFLGFLLLFAVTGPIGALNLGEELANIFSEVKGTVTVGEPVVYGEHTIIPVVRWRLFAAGSTPGRGFDWQAGGVEIEPLALILLTKDTFQVIRIAEGYLPPDELAEEDVLPLGDEDFERLLSEGSALMRSGMLEQAREIFEILVRSRPDSAQAHAMLGHVYGLLAEKAPELGEKIRYGMDAFREFARALEIDPENPHALMARGYARMIVPPPLGGVELAIEDFSLALEHDPNLVLAMTGLAEAYLSIGNIDRARELFEQALSIEPENAQALRGLNKIKEGGHQ from the coding sequence AGGAACTGGCAAACATTTTTTCCGAGGTCAAGGGGACTGTTACGGTGGGTGAGCCGGTCGTATATGGTGAACATACCATTATTCCTGTTGTCCGCTGGCGATTATTTGCGGCAGGGAGCACTCCGGGAAGAGGTTTTGACTGGCAAGCCGGCGGCGTGGAGATCGAGCCGCTCGCCCTGATCCTTCTCACCAAAGACACTTTTCAGGTGATCAGGATCGCCGAAGGGTATCTCCCTCCCGATGAACTCGCCGAAGAGGACGTTCTCCCGCTTGGGGACGAGGATTTCGAGCGGCTTCTATCCGAAGGAAGTGCCCTGATGCGCTCCGGCATGCTGGAACAGGCCCGGGAGATTTTTGAAATCCTGGTTCGTTCCCGTCCCGATTCAGCTCAGGCCCACGCCATGCTTGGCCATGTGTATGGCCTGTTGGCCGAGAAGGCGCCGGAACTGGGGGAGAAGATCCGCTATGGTATGGATGCTTTCCGGGAGTTTGCCCGAGCCCTGGAAATCGATCCGGAGAATCCTCACGCTCTGATGGCCCGGGGTTACGCCCGCATGATTGTTCCGCCTCCCCTGGGCGGGGTCGAATTGGCCATTGAGGATTTTAGTTTGGCCCTCGAACATGACCCAAACTTGGTTTTAGCCATGACCGGCCTGGCGGAAGCGTACCTGTCCATAGGGAACATAGATCGGGCCCGGGAACTCTTCGAGCAGGCGCTCTCGATCGAACCGGAAAATGCGCAGGCGTTACGAGGTCTTAACAAGATCAAGGAAGGTGGGCACCAATGA